A part of Cannabis sativa cultivar Pink pepper isolate KNU-18-1 chromosome 6, ASM2916894v1, whole genome shotgun sequence genomic DNA contains:
- the LOC115695144 gene encoding uncharacterized protein LOC115695144, with amino-acid sequence MLHGLQFPVPFVKLIIQCISTPRFSLMFNGTLHGFFESKRGLRQGDPISPLLFVIGVEYLSRLIGKVRDKEDFCFHDRCTELKLNHLTFADGVILFSKRDERSVSNMEQSVVERLLKLSGFSRQNLPFTYLGIPINVRRISGKECEILIEKMTTRIRSWSSRNLSFAGRIVLINSVLMAIQAYWSQILILPKKIIKGIEAVCRAFLWKGQSMFRGLEQSIGTRQSQIARSLLWMKWIQSVYLKKGDWWSYTPSIHASWYWKKLVALKDQVRSLIDTREFAAHKFSITAGYKILTPSLTKSYWSKEVWARLNLPKHCFILWLAMHGRLKTKDRLSRMGIQVRSESLPNIIRWIGKSKISRGKKQILASATASLVYHLWTTRNVVIWKGEQAAIGRVNVEIKEKLKMRLTMFQPQKIGRQDKEWIQSL; translated from the exons ATGCTTCATGGACTTCAGTTTCCAGTTCCCTTTGTCAAACTGATCATTCAATGTATCTCAACACCTAGGTTCTCTCTGATGTTCAATGGGACTCTCCATGGTTTCTTTGAATCTAAGAGAGGCCTAAGACAAGGGGATCCTATATCTCCATTACTATTTGTAATAGGAGTGGAGTATCTATCTAGACTGATAGGGAAAGTTAGGGACAAGGAAGACTTTTGTTTTCATGATAGATGTACTGAGCTCAAATTGAACCACCTTACTTTTGCAGATGGTGTAATATTATTCAGCAAAAGGGATGAGAGAAGTGTCAG TAACATGGAGCAATCTGTAGTAGAGAGGCTGCTGAAACTCTCTGGGTTTTCAAGACAGAATTTGCCTTTCACTTACTTGGGAATACCTATCAATGTCAGGAGAATATCAGGAAAAGAATGTGAAATACTGATAGAGAAGATGACTACTAGAATTCGGAGTTGGAGTTCGAGGAACTTGTCCTTTGCAGGGAGAATAGTTTTGATCAATTCTGTCCTAATGGCGATTCAAGCATACTGGAGCCAAATTCTTATCTTaccaaagaaaataattaaaggcATTGAAGCAGTTTGCAGAGCTTTTCTTTGGAAAGGGCAGTCAATGTTTCGGGGGCTGGAGCAATCAATTGGGACACG GCAATCGCAAATAGCAAGGAGTCTTTTATGGATGAAGTGGATTCAGAGTGTGTATTTGAAGAAAGGGGATTGGTGGAGCTACACCCCTTCTATCCATGCTAGTTGGTATTGGAAGAAGTTGGTGGCTCTAAAGGATCAAGTGAGGAGTTTGATAGATACAAGAGAGTTTGCAGCACACAAATTCTCTATTACAGCAGGCTATAAAATTCTAACTCCCTCACTAACCAAATCATACTGGAGTAAGGAGGTTTGGGCTCGTTTAAACTTACCTAAACATTGTTTTATTCTATGGTTGGCAATGCATGGTAGGCTGAAGACAAAAGACAGACTGAGTAGAATGGGAATACAG GTGAGAAGTGAGAGCTTGCCTAACATCATCAGGTGGATCGGAAAATCGAAAATAAGCAGGGGTAAGAAGCAAATTTTGGCTTCTGCAACAGCCTCTCTGGTTTACCATCTGTGGACAACAAGAAATGTTGTCATATGGAAAGGAGAA